One window from the genome of [Mycobacterium] stephanolepidis encodes:
- a CDS encoding cytochrome c oxidase subunit 4, producing the protein MHIEARLFEILTGFFALATVVYAVLTALYANGGVEWAGTTAMVMTTGLSLIISTFFRFVARRLDTRPEDYEDAEVADGAGELGFYSPHSWWPIMIALAAATTAVGVALWLPWLLAAGAVFVLSAVAGLVFEYHVGPEKH; encoded by the coding sequence ATGCATATCGAAGCCCGACTTTTCGAGATCCTCACCGGATTCTTCGCGCTGGCCACAGTGGTCTACGCGGTGCTCACCGCCCTGTACGCCAATGGTGGTGTGGAATGGGCGGGGACCACCGCCATGGTGATGACCACGGGTCTGTCACTGATCATCTCGACCTTCTTCCGCTTCGTGGCCCGGCGCCTGGACACCCGGCCCGAGGACTACGAAGACGCCGAGGTCGCCGACGGCGCCGGCGAGCTGGGCTTCTACAGCCCGCACAGCTGGTGGCCCATCATGATCGCGCTGGCCGCCGCCACCACCGCCGTGGGTGTGGCGCTATGGCTGCCGTGGCTGCTTGCCGCCGGTGCGGTGTTCGTTCTCAGCGCAGTCGCCGGTCTGGTCTTCGAGTACCACGTGGGCCCGGAGAAGCACTAG
- a CDS encoding DUF2561 family protein, which translates to MPAGRLAKPLEALAGPVRRSSPEAVDRMLIGLCAVIWLAFVGMLVGAIVVMTGLGEGSPGSAGPSLGIYIVIGVSLAVIVGAVPLLLRARKTAAQRTTRVPSKAAPKSKGANASGAGSVPSGPPPAEASTEKLKTFGGLADHTSHAPKDYSGPGSPAYRAAAEAASKSVVVDRLWLRATVGIAGAIGLALLAVVTGAYLLAVDSDTAAIVAFVFGGVITCAMGAIPWVTLKKLRELGAAGS; encoded by the coding sequence ATGCCAGCGGGTCGATTGGCCAAGCCACTGGAGGCACTTGCCGGTCCGGTGCGTCGATCCTCTCCGGAGGCTGTCGACCGGATGTTGATCGGGCTGTGCGCCGTCATCTGGCTGGCGTTCGTCGGGATGTTGGTCGGTGCCATCGTCGTGATGACCGGGCTGGGGGAGGGCTCGCCGGGATCGGCCGGGCCGTCGCTGGGGATCTACATCGTCATCGGGGTGTCGTTGGCCGTCATTGTCGGTGCCGTGCCGCTGCTACTGCGCGCCCGTAAGACCGCCGCTCAGCGCACGACGCGTGTTCCGTCGAAGGCCGCACCTAAATCCAAGGGTGCCAACGCTTCCGGCGCAGGCAGTGTGCCGTCGGGTCCGCCTCCCGCGGAGGCTTCGACCGAGAAGCTCAAGACATTCGGCGGACTCGCGGACCACACGAGCCATGCTCCGAAGGACTACAGCGGGCCAGGGTCACCGGCCTATCGGGCCGCCGCCGAGGCGGCATCGAAATCGGTGGTGGTCGACCGGCTGTGGCTGCGTGCCACCGTAGGGATCGCCGGTGCGATCGGTCTGGCGCTGCTGGCGGTGGTCACAGGCGCCTATCTGTTGGCAGTGGACAGCGATACCGCCGCCATCGTCGCGTTCGTGTTCGGCGGGGTGATCACCTGCGCGATGGGCGCGATTCCGTGGGTGACGCTCAAGAAGCTGCGTGAGCTCGGCGCGGCAGGGTCTTAG
- a CDS encoding PPOX class F420-dependent oxidoreductase, which translates to MHEMTREQWWAFATEGTRTGMLGLVRANGAPIVTPVWFLLHEGSGGDELIFTTGTETLKGKAIRRDPRISLAVDDQRPPYSYVQFSAEARLTSDLDEMREWATRIGGRYMGAELAEDFGRRNAVPEESLVRATITKVIARAGIAD; encoded by the coding sequence ATGCACGAGATGACTCGCGAGCAATGGTGGGCCTTCGCCACCGAGGGCACCCGCACGGGGATGCTTGGGCTGGTGCGGGCCAACGGTGCACCCATCGTGACACCGGTCTGGTTTCTGCTTCACGAAGGATCCGGCGGCGATGAGCTGATCTTCACGACGGGAACGGAAACCTTGAAGGGCAAGGCCATTCGACGTGATCCGCGCATCTCACTGGCTGTCGATGACCAGCGCCCGCCCTACTCCTACGTCCAGTTTTCGGCAGAGGCACGGCTGACCAGCGATCTCGATGAGATGCGCGAATGGGCGACCAGGATCGGTGGACGCTACATGGGAGCAGAGCTGGCCGAGGATTTCGGCCGTCGCAACGCGGTTCCGGAGGAATCGCTGGTGCGCGCCACCATCACGAAAGTCATTGCCCGCGCAGGGATCGCCGACTAA
- the qcrB gene encoding cytochrome bc1 complex cytochrome b subunit, with protein MSDTAQKPSRLGKIAAAQGEAMDSRYHLAAGMKRQINKVFPTHWSFMLGEIALYSFIILLLSGVYLTLFFDPSMAEVTYNGVYQPLRGVQMSKAYETALNISFEVRGGLFVRQIHHWAALMFAASIMVHLARIFFTGAFRRPREANWVIGSLLLILAMFEGYFGYSLPDDLLSGIGLRAAMSSITLGIPVVGTWMHWALFGGDFPGNIWIPRMYALHILLIPAIILALIAVHLALVWYQKHTQFPGPGAKETNVVGVRILPVFALKGGAFFAFTTAILALMSGLLQINPIWLLGPYKPSQVSAGSQPDFYMQWTEGLARLWPAWELYIFGHTVPAVFAVAIIMGVVFGLLTMYPFIEKKLTGDDAHHNLLQRPRDAPVRTAIGAAAISFYMILTLAAMNDVIALKFHISLNATTWIGRIGMVILPIVVYYLAYRWAIGLQRSDRAVLEHGIETGIIKRLPHGEYIELHQPLAGVDEHGHAIPLEYQGAAVPQRMNKLGSAGAPGTGSFLFADPADEQAALVEAEHEAHHKSLLALKEYQDGEPATNGHGH; from the coding sequence ATGAGTGACACAGCCCAAAAGCCGTCACGTCTAGGCAAGATCGCCGCCGCCCAGGGCGAGGCGATGGACTCTCGGTACCACCTCGCCGCCGGAATGAAGCGGCAGATCAACAAGGTCTTCCCCACGCACTGGTCGTTCATGCTCGGTGAGATCGCGCTGTACAGCTTCATCATCCTGCTGCTCTCGGGTGTGTACCTGACCCTGTTCTTCGACCCGTCGATGGCCGAGGTCACCTACAACGGCGTCTACCAGCCGCTGCGCGGTGTACAGATGTCCAAGGCATACGAGACCGCGCTGAACATCAGCTTCGAGGTGCGCGGCGGCCTCTTCGTGCGACAGATCCACCACTGGGCGGCGCTGATGTTCGCGGCCTCGATCATGGTGCACCTGGCCCGCATCTTCTTCACCGGTGCATTCCGCCGCCCCCGCGAGGCCAACTGGGTCATCGGCTCGCTGCTGCTGATTCTGGCGATGTTCGAGGGCTACTTCGGCTACTCGCTGCCCGACGACCTGCTGTCCGGTATCGGTCTGCGCGCCGCGATGTCCTCGATCACCCTGGGCATCCCGGTCGTCGGTACCTGGATGCACTGGGCGTTGTTCGGCGGCGACTTCCCCGGCAACATCTGGATCCCGCGCATGTACGCGCTGCACATCCTGTTGATCCCCGCGATCATCCTGGCGCTCATCGCCGTTCACCTGGCGCTGGTGTGGTACCAGAAGCACACACAGTTCCCCGGGCCGGGCGCCAAGGAAACAAACGTCGTCGGCGTGCGCATCCTGCCGGTGTTCGCGCTCAAGGGTGGAGCGTTCTTCGCCTTCACCACCGCCATCCTGGCGCTGATGAGCGGCCTGCTGCAGATCAACCCCATCTGGTTGCTGGGCCCCTACAAGCCCTCGCAGGTCTCGGCGGGTAGCCAGCCCGACTTCTACATGCAATGGACAGAAGGCCTGGCCCGTCTGTGGCCCGCATGGGAGCTGTACATCTTCGGGCACACCGTGCCCGCGGTGTTCGCGGTGGCGATCATCATGGGTGTGGTGTTCGGTCTGCTGACCATGTACCCATTCATCGAGAAGAAGCTGACCGGCGACGATGCGCATCACAACCTGCTGCAGCGTCCGCGTGATGCACCGGTCCGCACCGCCATCGGCGCGGCGGCGATCTCGTTCTACATGATCCTGACGCTGGCCGCGATGAATGACGTCATCGCGTTGAAGTTCCATATCTCGCTGAACGCGACGACGTGGATCGGCCGTATCGGCATGGTCATCTTGCCGATCGTCGTGTACTACCTGGCCTACCGCTGGGCGATCGGCCTGCAACGCAGCGACCGCGCCGTACTCGAACACGGCATCGAGACCGGCATCATCAAGCGACTGCCGCACGGTGAATACATCGAGCTGCACCAGCCACTGGCCGGTGTCGACGAGCACGGCCACGCCATCCCGCTGGAATACCAGGGCGCGGCGGTGCCACAGCGCATGAACAAGCTCGGATCGGCCGGAGCACCCGGCACCGGCTCGTTCCTGTTCGCCGACCCCGCCGACGAACAAGCCGCACTGGTGGAAGCCGAACACGAGGCGCACCACAAGTCGCTGCTCGCCTTGAAGGAGTACCAGGACGGCGAGCCGGCAACAAACGGTCACGGCCACTAG
- the qcrA gene encoding cytochrome bc1 complex Rieske iron-sulfur subunit: MDWSARVSGDPKVEIPSDEQLAAMSRDELVKLGTNLDGVEIVYREPRWPVEGTKAEKRAERLVALWFALGGVFGLALLGVFLFWPWEYKPFGDPGNAAYNLATPLYGLTLGLSVLSLGIGAVLYTKKFVPQEISIQDRHDGPGSSEVDRKTIVAQLQDTLETSTLPRRKMVIRALGFGVGAMGAGTAVAFIGGLIKNPWAPVVPTANGKQPVLLTSGWTPRYKGETIYLGRAVGSSSQILLKIRPEDIDAGGMETVFPWRESDGDGTTVESHEKLSHIAMGVRNPVMIIRVRPSDMGKVIKRKGQESFNYGDLFAYTKICSHLGCPTSLFEQQTYRILCPCHQSQFDALHFAKPIFGPAARALAQLPITVDKDGYLVANGDFVEPVGPAFWERKS; this comes from the coding sequence GTGGATTGGAGCGCGCGCGTGAGTGGCGATCCCAAAGTAGAGATTCCCTCCGACGAGCAGCTCGCGGCCATGAGCCGCGATGAGCTGGTCAAGCTGGGCACCAACCTCGACGGTGTCGAGATCGTGTACCGCGAACCACGTTGGCCCGTCGAGGGCACCAAGGCCGAGAAGCGCGCCGAGCGTCTTGTCGCCCTGTGGTTCGCGCTCGGTGGCGTGTTCGGTCTGGCCCTGCTCGGGGTGTTCCTGTTCTGGCCCTGGGAGTACAAGCCGTTCGGGGATCCGGGCAACGCCGCGTACAACCTGGCGACGCCGCTGTACGGCCTGACCCTGGGCCTGTCGGTGCTCTCGCTGGGTATCGGCGCGGTGCTCTACACCAAGAAGTTTGTCCCCCAGGAGATCTCGATCCAGGACCGCCACGACGGCCCGGGCTCATCCGAGGTGGACCGCAAGACCATCGTCGCGCAGCTGCAGGACACCCTGGAGACCTCGACACTCCCCCGCCGCAAGATGGTGATCCGGGCCCTCGGGTTCGGCGTCGGCGCTATGGGGGCCGGCACCGCGGTCGCCTTCATCGGTGGCTTGATCAAGAACCCCTGGGCCCCCGTGGTCCCCACCGCCAACGGCAAGCAGCCGGTGCTGCTCACCAGCGGCTGGACCCCGCGGTACAAGGGTGAAACCATCTACCTGGGCCGAGCCGTGGGCAGCAGCTCCCAAATCCTGCTGAAGATCCGTCCGGAGGACATCGACGCCGGCGGCATGGAGACCGTGTTCCCGTGGCGCGAGTCCGATGGCGACGGCACTACCGTCGAATCGCACGAGAAGCTGTCGCATATCGCCATGGGCGTGCGTAACCCGGTGATGATCATCCGGGTGCGGCCCAGCGACATGGGCAAGGTGATCAAGCGCAAGGGGCAGGAGAGCTTCAACTACGGCGACCTGTTCGCCTACACCAAGATCTGCTCGCACCTGGGTTGCCCCACATCGCTTTTCGAGCAGCAGACCTACCGCATCCTGTGCCCGTGCCACCAGTCGCAGTTCGACGCACTGCACTTCGCCAAGCCCATCTTCGGGCCGGCCGCCCGTGCGCTGGCACAGCTGCCGATCACCGTCGACAAGGACGGATACCTCGTCGCCAATGGCGACTTCGTTGAACCCGTCGGACCCGCATTCTGGGAGCGCAAATCATGA
- the qcrC gene encoding cytochrome bc1 complex diheme cytochrome c subunit: protein MTKPNPVKGAPQLSVEPVNNTAAKNRARRKFRRRISAGLLLLIALVVAGGLASTFTPTPQVAVADEDKSALLRTGKQLYETSCITCHGANLQGVPDRGPSLIGVGDAAVYFQVSTGRMPAMRNEAQAQRKDPIFDEEQTDALGAYIQANGGGPQVIRDGDGAIAQESLRGNNIARGGDLFRLNCASCHNFTGRGGALSSGKFAPELDPANEQQIYTAMLTGPQNMPKFSDRQLTPDEKRDIVAYVKASSETPDPGGYGLGGFGPASEGMAIWIIGIVAAIAAALWIGARA from the coding sequence ATGACGAAGCCCAACCCGGTGAAGGGAGCCCCACAGTTGAGCGTGGAGCCCGTAAACAACACAGCCGCCAAGAATCGGGCGCGCCGCAAGTTCCGCCGTCGCATCTCAGCAGGTTTGCTGCTGTTGATCGCGCTGGTGGTTGCCGGCGGCCTGGCCTCTACCTTCACGCCCACCCCGCAGGTCGCGGTGGCCGACGAAGACAAGTCGGCGCTGCTGCGCACCGGTAAGCAGCTGTACGAGACCTCGTGCATCACCTGTCACGGTGCCAACCTGCAGGGCGTGCCCGACCGCGGCCCCAGCCTCATCGGCGTGGGTGACGCGGCCGTCTACTTCCAGGTGTCCACCGGCCGTATGCCGGCGATGCGCAACGAGGCCCAGGCCCAGCGCAAGGACCCGATCTTCGACGAAGAGCAGACCGACGCTCTCGGTGCCTACATCCAGGCCAATGGCGGCGGACCCCAGGTCATCCGGGACGGCGATGGCGCCATTGCTCAGGAGTCGCTGCGCGGCAACAACATCGCCCGCGGTGGCGATCTGTTCCGGTTGAACTGCGCGTCCTGCCACAACTTCACCGGCCGCGGCGGGGCCCTCTCGTCGGGCAAGTTCGCCCCCGAGCTCGATCCGGCCAATGAGCAGCAGATCTACACCGCCATGCTGACCGGCCCACAGAACATGCCCAAGTTCTCCGACCGTCAGCTGACCCCCGACGAGAAGAGGGACATCGTCGCCTACGTCAAGGCGTCGAGCGAGACCCCCGACCCGGGCGGTTACGGCCTGGGCGGCTTCGGCCCGGCTTCTGAGGGCATGGCCATTTGGATCATCGGCATCGTCGCCGCTATTGCCGCGGCATTGTGGATTGGAGCGCGCGCGTGA